Within Staphylococcus sp. NRL 16/872, the genomic segment TATCGAATTGTTCGTGATGTTCAAGTACATATTGAATCGCACTTTGTGAAGGCATTGGACCACTTGAAATATTACTTCTAATCAAACCTTTCACTTTAGCTTCAAGGACATCTTTGGCAGTGTCATTATTTAAGCCGAATGTAATAAAGCCTACACGTAAGCCCCAAGCAAAGAATTCTTTAGTAGCGCCATCTAAGCGAACAGGTAAAATATTTTTAGAATTTAATTGCGTAATTGCTGTGAAAATAGATTGCGTATAAACATCTTCATAGAATAAGCCGTAGTAAGCATCATCTACAACAGCAATCACTTTTGTGCCTTTATTAGCTAATTGTTCAATAGCTGAAACTATTGTTTTTACTTCTTCTTTAGTAGGTGTATAACCAGTAGGGTTGTTCGGATAGTTTAAAATTAATAACACTTTTTCTTGATTACAATTTTCTAATGTTGAAACTAATGAGTTTGTTGTATAGTGACCATCTTGATCAAAGATTGAATAAGTTTCAATATTAGCACCGTGTTTCGTATCGAAAATTAATTTATAGTTACCCCAGTTATGTGTAGGTAATAATAAAGTGTCACCACTATCTACAAATAAATCAGCTACTAATGATAAACCGTGAGTTAATGCATTAGTTACGATAGGACGACTAATGGCTTGTGCAGTTAAATCAGGATTTTCTTTTAACATCTTTTGTTGCCATAAATCTCTTAAGCTTTCGATACCTTGTGGCGGTGCATATGGAAAGACTTCATCTGGAGATAAATGGTTATACACGTCATATAAAGCTGGTGCATACATTTTGCCATCATTATTTGTAGCCATACCAATTGTTGCATTATATTTCGTCGATTTCGCTTCTGCTGATTGAGACAGAATACCTTTAGGATAGTACATTGCTTGGCCTAAATTTGATAGCATGCTTAAAATTTCAGGACGTTCATCTACGAGTTGATCATTTAAATTTTGTGCTAAAGGATTCATAATTATAACCTCGCTTTAATATTATCATTCACTCTTATATTAACTTGATTTTAAGTAAAGATAAAGTCTGGTTATGATATGGAGAATGGAATTTTTAGTTATTTCTTCAAAAGGGAACATTTGTTCGCTTTTTATGTTAAAATGAGGACAGGTCATCATAAGATATGACACTTTTCATTGTGGAGGTGTAGTGTAATGTCGTGGTTATTAGAAGGTATGATGGCTCTAATTACAGGAGGCATACTAGTTATTTTTCGAGTTTGGTTGGAATCAAAGTGGAAGAATAAATAGATGACCTTACACAAAAACCCCTAACTTGCCACTACAAGTTAGGGGTTGTGTAATGTAATACGTGGATACAATTTAATTTTAACATATGATAAATAAATTTCAATTTACAATATTTCTACGAGATTACATACAAAACACCTGATTTGTTATAATTAAAATAATGGGGTGACACAAAATGATGAAACACTTAACCAAAATATTTGTTGGTTTAGCCATCGTCTTATTTGTTGTTGGCTATTATTTACAAGCTACAGGACATGAAAGTCAAGGTATTAAATTATTACTAGCGGCTATTATGTTTATGATATGTGCGTTTATAAATCGAAGTAATGACAGACGTAAAAATAAAAAATGAATTATGCTTAGAAGTAAGATGATGGTAACTCTTCAATTATTGAAGTTATTTATCTTACTTCTTTTTTAATAGCCCAATTGTATCTATACAATATATACAATTAAACCTTAAGAAATCCTTAATTTTCAAGAAATTCAATAAAAACACTTTACAAATTTGTATATACTGTATATATTATTTATATACAGTTGTTAAAGGGGGACAGCGATGAAGATAATTTTAAAGAACACCAGTGAACAACCCATTTATGAACAAATTAAGCAACAAATTAAAGAAAATATTTTAAAAGGTTATGTTGAAGCGGGTAGTCATTTACCTTCCATGCGAGAATTAGCTAAAGATTTACAAGTGAGTTTAATTACTACCAAACGTGCTTATGAAGATTTAGAAAAAGAAGGCTTTGTCACAACGATTAGAGGTAAAGGAACATTTGTGAAAGAACAAGATAGTTCAATTTTAAAGGAGAAACAATTCTTTGTGATTGAGAATCTAGCCCGTTCAATGATTAAAGAAGCCAAGACCATTGGCATGCCTCTAAAAGAGTTAAAGGAAATATTAACTTTAATTTATGAGGAGGAAGAAGAATGAATGCAATCGAACTTAGAAATGTAAATTATAGTAATAAGTCGTTTGCGCTTAAAGATATTTCATTCGATGTTCCTCAAGGCTTTGTTACTGGGTTCATTGGCGGTAACGGCGCAGGAAAAACAACGGTCATTCGATTGATTATGGATTTATTAGAAGCACATAGTGGTGAGATTAAAGTTCTCAATAAGAGGATGGTTCACGAACCACAATGGATTAAAAATAAAATAGGTTTCGTTTATTCTGAAATTTATTTTAACCAACAATGGTCAGTGAAAAAATTAGAAAGTTTTATTTCTCCATTTTATTCCAATTGGGATAAAGCAGCATTTCACCATTATTTAGAAAGATTTAATTTACCATTTAAAGATAAGATTAAAAACTTTTCAACTGGGATGAAGATGAAGCTCTCACTTGCAATTGCACTAAGTCATCACGCTGAGTTATTCATATTCGATGAGCCAACAGCTGGTTTAGATCCCATCGTTCGAAATGAAGTGCTTGAAATTTTACAGCAAGAATTAATTGATGAAAACAAAACCGTGTTTATCTCAACGCACATCATTTCAGATTTAGAAAAGATTGCTGATTATCTTGTTTATTTAAAAGATGGTGAAGTAAAAATTCAAGGCTATCGTAACGAATTGCAAGGGCAATATTTCATTGTAAGAGGCGATACAAAAGATTTAGATGAGGAATTAAATCAATTATTTCTATATAAAGAAGAAAGGGCTACCGGTTATCTAGGGTTTACCCAACAAGCAAATGTA encodes:
- a CDS encoding aminotransferase class I/II-fold pyridoxal phosphate-dependent enzyme gives rise to the protein MNPLAQNLNDQLVDERPEILSMLSNLGQAMYYPKGILSQSAEAKSTKYNATIGMATNNDGKMYAPALYDVYNHLSPDEVFPYAPPQGIESLRDLWQQKMLKENPDLTAQAISRPIVTNALTHGLSLVADLFVDSGDTLLLPTHNWGNYKLIFDTKHGANIETYSIFDQDGHYTTNSLVSTLENCNQEKVLLILNYPNNPTGYTPTKEEVKTIVSAIEQLANKGTKVIAVVDDAYYGLFYEDVYTQSIFTAITQLNSKNILPVRLDGATKEFFAWGLRVGFITFGLNNDTAKDVLEAKVKGLIRSNISSGPMPSQSAIQYVLEHHEQFDKEIQANIDTLQSRYEVTKKVVYDDKYKDHWTAYDFNSGYFMAVKVNGVNPEELRKHLIDKYSIGIIALNDTDIRIAFSCVEKEDIPHVFDSIAQAIDDLK
- a CDS encoding GntR family transcriptional regulator; translation: MKIILKNTSEQPIYEQIKQQIKENILKGYVEAGSHLPSMRELAKDLQVSLITTKRAYEDLEKEGFVTTIRGKGTFVKEQDSSILKEKQFFVIENLARSMIKEAKTIGMPLKELKEILTLIYEEEEE
- a CDS encoding ABC transporter ATP-binding protein yields the protein MNAIELRNVNYSNKSFALKDISFDVPQGFVTGFIGGNGAGKTTVIRLIMDLLEAHSGEIKVLNKRMVHEPQWIKNKIGFVYSEIYFNQQWSVKKLESFISPFYSNWDKAAFHHYLERFNLPFKDKIKNFSTGMKMKLSLAIALSHHAELFIFDEPTAGLDPIVRNEVLEILQQELIDENKTVFISTHIISDLEKIADYLVYLKDGEVKIQGYRNELQGQYFIVRGDTKDLDEELNQLFLYKEERATGYLGFTQQANVFKELFGNNVDIKQPSIEELMIYLEKSDRMHLHQEKHQSELIQ